The stretch of DNA TCAGCAGAGGGGTACCCGAGATTTTCTCAGTGCTCTGCAGTAGAGAATTGGAGGCGGTTTAGTGGCCGTGGTGAGGGCGGCGCCGGGAGAGCCAGGTGACACCTTCTGGTACCGGTGGTAGGCCGGCAAAGGTACACACAATATTTGCCCACGCCTCTAGATGTGAGCTGAGGGAATTCCCCACTGGCGTCCATGAAGCTCGTAATTCAATGTCGATGGCGTCCGGGGCGCAGGCCAGCGTGCCGTAACTCTCGGACAGGATCCGTGTGGCGGTCCCGCCAGCGTTGGTGTACGTGGCGCCCTGCGCTTCCAAGGCCTCGATGAGCCAGGCCCATGCCACATTACCCAACAGTGAATCATTGCCCATATCGGCTTCTAGCTGTGCCCGGACATAGGTCACAATGCGGAACGTCCCGTTCCACAGCGGCGAACCCTGCGGATCGTGGAGCAGTATGAACCTCCCGGTGGCCAACTCTTTGCCGTCGAGAATGATTTCAGCACCCAAGGCCACGGCGAAGGGTGCCAAGCGGCCCGNGGCGGGAACTTCAACCAGCTTCAGCTCAGGCCTGCGTGTGGCATCACGCAAAGAGGCCAAGGCAATGTGGAAATCAGCCGGAAGCTGGGGAAGAGGGCTCACAATGGCAGGCTATGGCGCCACCGGGTCAAAGCAGCGTAGGCGCGCCGCAGCCGCGGGTGCCAGGGCGCTGCGAAAGAGCCCCGGCAGCCCACGCTCAGGCGGCAAGCTCGGCCCGTAGTGCCGCCACGAACGCCTCAACGTCAGCTTCGGTGGTGTCAAAGGAGCACATCCAGCGAACTTCGCGTGCGGCCTGGTCCCAGTCGTAAAACCTGAACTTGGTGCGCAGACGCTCGGCTACACCGTCGGGCAAGATGGCAAAGACACCGTTGGATTCGGTGGGCTGTGTGCAGCGAACCTCAGGGATATCCGCCACGGCTGCCCGGAGTTTGGCCGCCATGGCGTTGGCATGTCCGGCCGAGACAAGCCACAGATCATCGGCCAGCAGGGCAAGGAACTGGGCGGAAATGAACCGCATCTTTGAAGAAAGCTGCATATTCATCTTGCGCAGGTAGATGAGCCCGTCGGCTGCCTGCGGGTTCAGCGCCACCACTGCTTCGCCAAACATGATCCCATTCTTGGTGCCACCAAAGGACAAGACGTCAACGCCGGCGTCGGAGGTGAATTCGCGCACGGGGACGCCTANAAATGCTGCCGCATTAGCCAGTCTGGCACCGTCCATGTGGACTTTCATTCCCAGGGAATGGGCATGATCGCAGATGGCGCGCACCTCCGCAGNGGTGTAACACGTGCCTAACTCGGTGGTCTGTGTGATGGAGACAGCCAGTGGCTGGGCCCGGTGTTCATCACCGAAGCCCCATGCTTCCTTGTCAATCAGTGCCGGTGTCAGCTTGCCGTTGGACGTGGGCACGGGTAGCAGTTTCATGCCGCCCACCCGCTCAGGGGCACCGTTTTCGTCCATGTTGATATGCGCCGTCGAGGCACACACAACAGCGCCCCACCGAGGCAGCAGCGACTGCAGTGCCACAACGTTTGCACCCGTGCCGTTGAATACAGGGAACACCTCAACGTCCCTGCCAANAAGTAGCCCCATCTCCTGACTGAGCCGGGCAGTGTAAACATCCTCCCCATACGCCACCTGATGCCCACCGTTAGCCGCAGTGATCGCCGCCAAAACTTCCGGGTGGATGCCGGAGTAATTATCTGAGGCGAAACTTATGGTGGCCGTATCGTGAAGTTGAGTAGGGTGGTGCCAGTGCTCATTATTCGTCTTTTCTGTACAAGTAGTTCGGTCAACACAAGTAGTTCGGCCATCTGAGCACGCCTAGCTAAGAAGCATCCGCGCTCCGTTGATGACATTTGCTGGGAGGGAAAATAATTCAGTCACAGTATGCGCCAGCACGCCTACGTCAGTGAAGCCGGCAAAGTTACGTTCGGNGGAGCGTGCGCGCATGCGATCATCAACAAGAGCCTTCACCACAAGGACGACGGCGGCAGGGCCAGTTTNCCCGCCCAGCACCAGTCCCAGCACCAGTCCCGGCTTCGAAGCCTTGTGCCACGGNNCCTGCACCCATGCCTCAGCGGCGGCCTTCACGGCCGCATAGTTCGCGTTCCCAGCAGTGGGAGCTGTGACAGAGGTGGAAGAAACTATGGCTAGGCGCCCCACAGGTGATGCCGCCAGATCAGCAAAGAATGCCTTGCTGGTGTTGCGCAAGGTGGTCAACACTGAAGTGTGCAGGAAGTCCGCGTCGGCATCGGATTGCTCGGTGAGGCCGGCACCACCGCGCCATCCACCCACCAGATGGATGAGCCCGTCCACGGGCCCGTGCTCGGCATGGACCGCAGCGGCCAGTGCGGCCACCGCAACAGGATCAGCAAGGTTACACACAAGGGNGACGGCGCCGCTGGTGAGCTGCGCGGCCATCGTGATGCGGCCGGCGTCGGAGCCCACAGTGAGCACACGCATGCCAGCCTCAAGCAGTGTCTTGGCAACAGCAATTCCTGCCGCACTGCTGCCGCCAGCAATCAGCACAAGGGGTTGGGTAGTCATGTTTCCTAGCGTACCCACTTAGGTGGCCGTGGCGCCGGTTATACCCGAGGTTGATTCGATGACACCGCGCATCTTCTTGTTCAGGGCTTCATAAAACATGGAGAGCGGGAACTCATCGTCCATGACCTGGTCCGTGATTTCACGCAGGGGCGCCGTCAGCGGCAGCGCCTCCGGCCNCTTGGCCCAGACGGAGGCAGGGTTAGGAGTTAGGGTCGCAGAAACCAGCTCATAGGCGGCCAGCCAGTGCGCCAGCTTAGGCCTGTCGATGGAGCGCCAGTACAGTTCCTCAATCTCATGCCCCAGCGCAATGACCACCTCCGGTACTTGGTCCCAATCGATGCTCAATTTCGTGTCAGTCCAGTGCAGCACGTGGTGCTGGTGCAACCAAGCGAAGAGCAGCTGTCCACCGAGGCCGTCATAGTTGCGCACGCGAGAACCCGTGATGGCAAAGCGGAAAATTCGGTCAAAGATCACTGCGTATTGGACCAACGTGGCGTGTTTGCGGGCCTCGGNGGAGGAATTCTCATCGGCTGCAACGGCCACGGATTCGCGGTACGCGCTCAAGTCACAGCGCAGTTCCTCCAGCGAATACAAGAAGTACGGCATCCGCTGCTTGATCATGAACGGATCGAAGGGTAAGTCCCCGCGCATATGAGTCCTGTCGTGGATCAAATCCCACATCACAAAGGTCTCTTCTGTCAGGGTCTGGCTCTCCAAAAGCTCTAGTGCATCTGCGGGCAATTCCAGCCGCGTCACCTGGGCAGCTTCCTTAACCACGCGGCGGAACCTAGCGGCTTCGCGATCCTGGAAGATGGCGCCCCACGTGAACGTCGGTGTTTCTCTGACCGCAACACTCTCCGGGAAAAGTACCGCAGAGTTGCTGTCGTAGCCCGNGGTGAAGTCAATGAAGCGCAGCGGCACGAACAGCTTGTTGGAGTAGCNTCCTGCCTCAAGCTCACCAATGAACTCTGGCCAGATGACCTCAACCAGCACCGCTTCTACATGCCGTGAGGTAGAACCGTTTTGGGTGTACATGGGGAAGACCACTAGGTGGCCTAAGCCATTGATGCGGTGTTCTTGCGGCGTGAAGGCCATGAGGGAATCAAGGAAGTCAGGCACGCCCAAGCCGTTGTCAACCCATCGGGTGAAGTCTTGGACAAGGAGGTCCAAGTAGTTGGCATCGTGCGCGAAATGCGGGGCCAGGGACGTGATGGAGGCTTTGATAGTGTCCACTGCGGCGGTGGCGGCGCCGTGATCGGTAGGTTCCGGGACGGAGCCGTCCTTGACCTGCAGCGCCGCCAAATCCGTAGCTGCCAATTTCAGTGCCAGCCACGACGGATCGTTAGCCAACGTTCCGTAGTCCAATGTGCTGGTGGTGCCTGTGTTAGCCATGGTGATGTTCATGGTGACCTTCCTTGCTGCGCGGTGCCTGTGAGGCTTATTTCGAGCGTAGCAATGAAGCAGGATGACTAATGTAAAATGGACTCAAGCATAAGAAACTCTCATGCTCAGCCGTTCTGTGGCGCCTTGGGCGATAGCTCCAGCGGTCCTTCCCGCAAGGTCAGGCTGATCGAGTTGATGCAAAANCGCTCATCCGTNGGGGTGTTGTAGCCTTCGCCTTCAAACAGGTGGCCAAGGTGAGAGTCACACGAAGAGCAACGTACCTCGACCCGCTTCATACCCAATGAGGTGTCGTGGAGGTACTTGACCGTGCCCTCTGCCAGTGGAGCAAANAATGAAGGCCACCCGCACTCCGAGGCGAACTTCTCCTTGGAGGTAAATAATTCGGCGCCGCAGGCCCGGCAGGCATAGACGCCTTCTTGGGAAGAATCCCAGTATTCGCCGGTAAAGGCACGTTCAGTGCCAGCCTGGCGCAAGACCTTGTATTCGGCAGGGCTGAGTTCATCACGCCATTGGGCATCACTTTGACCACGGCAGGGGAGGTAGGGCTTTGAGGAGTTGTCATACTCTTTCCAACGCTCAGGAGTCGCCAATAAATCCCGAATCGGAGTACAAATGCAAAACCGGTAGGCCCAGCTTGCGCTGTGCCTGGTTTGCCCAGTCTTGGCGGAAGGTGTCAGCGACAGCGTGCGGACGGGTGACAACCACTGCTTGGCGGGCGCCAGTTTCGGTGACCTTGGCAACCAGGGAGGCAACGGCGTCGCCCTCGGCTACAGTTCCAGTGGCCTTGGCACCTGCGGCTTCAAGAACAGCCATGGATTCGGCCAGAATGTCCTTGGCTTCAATCATGACCGTTTGCGCATCGGGCTTCTCCCTAAACTCGCGCAGGGCCCCTGGCAGATCCAGCATGGTTAGCTGGTCAACGACGTCCACAAACAGGTTTCGCTTAGTATCGGCAGGGACCAATAACACCAGCTCAACATTGTCTTCGGGCCCGTAGAGATCGGTGATGTTGGCTACGTCCACGGCAGTTAACGGTTCTTCGGTCAGGATGATGATTGCGTCGCTCATGGCACCAGCATAAGCTCCCCTGCACTATAAACAATGCACTCAGGCCTAGATGTACGAAGAAAGTTTCCCCTGCCTGCGGTGTGCCGCTCGACGCCGCCACACACTGTGGGGACAATGGAGTCATGGCTTCCTTAGAACAGCAGTCAAGCTCGTGGCTCAAGTGGGGTGCCTTAGGTGGTATTGCAGTGGGAATCGGTGCAGTCTCAGTGGTCACAGCCACCGCAGGACTTGCAGCTTTCTTTGCCAGGCGTGTGGTGACNCCCGANAAACAACGCGTTGACGACCTAGCTATTTTGGCTGTCATCACTGACGGACCGCAGTTACAGGTGGTCTTAGAAGCCACCGCTGACACCATCATTGAAGGCACCTACGGGCTGNNTTTTAACGACAGCAAGGCGCACGCGGTCATTGGCCCGATCATTTCCTATGTGCCGCGCGAGGGCAGCGTTACTCGCGAGGTAATTGCCGTCTATGGCGGGGAGTTGCGCATGGCAACTTCTGGCTGGTGGTCCGGGAGCCTGCACTCTGATCCTGAAGAGATGGGCTTGGACTACCAAGATGTGACGCTGAACCTNCCCGGTGGCCCGGGGCCTGCATGGCTATTGCCTGCGCTGGATCCCGGCCCCACGTGGGCCATTATGGTTCATGGTCGCGGAGCCACCCGTAGCGAGGGCCTGCGGGCGGTTCCCACAGCGCACCGGCTGGGCATGAACTCGTTGCTGATCTCGTACCGGAACGACGGCGATGCNCCCAACGCGCCCGATGGCAGGTACGGCCTNGGGGTCACTGAATGGGCGGACGTGGAAGTAGCCATTGACTTTGCTATTTCCCAAGGAGCCAAGGACGTAGTGCTCTTCGGATATTCCATGGGTGGGGCCATCAGCTTGCAAACGGCGGATCTGGCCCGCAACCGCAAACATGTCCTGGCCATGGTGCTCGATGCNCCCGTCATCAACTGGATTGATGTGTTGGCGCACCAGGGCCAACTCAACCGGATCCCCAACTTCATTGGCCAATACGCCCAACTCATGTTGAGCCACCCACTGGGCCGGCGGATTACAGGGCTGGCGGCACCTGTGAACTTAAAGAGCATGGACTGGGTGAGCCGGGCCATTGAGCTGCGGACGCCGTCGTTGATCCTGCACAGCATCGATGATGACTTTGTCCCCTACGAGCCCACCGCCGAACTGGCCAAACGAAATCCAGAGATGGTGAGATTTGAGCCCTTCAGTAAGGCTCGCCACACGAAGGAATGGAACGTGGATCCGCTGCGGTGGGAGAACGTGGTGGAGACGTGGTTGCGGCCCCGGCTGGGAAAATACGGTCTCCCCAGAGTGATCGCTAAGCTTTGATGTGACCAATTTTCGCTGTGGTGCCGTGGGTGAGGGTTAGCAGGTCTGTGGGAGAGAGCTCCACGTCGAAGCCTCTACGGCCGCCTGAGACGTAGATGCTCTGGTACGCAAGTGCCGATTCATCCAGCACCGTGGNGGAGTGCTGGCGCTGGCCCAAGGGAGAGATTCCACCCAAGACGTAGCCTGTGCGCCGTTGCGCCACGGCAGGATCAGCCATGGCGGCTTTCTTGTGACCCAGGGCTTGGGCGAGTGCTTTCAAGTCCAAAGTGCCATTGACGGGCACGATGGCCACTGCCAAAGCGCCGCCCACCTCTGCCATGAGCGTTTTGAAAANCCTGTGCGGGGAAACACCCAAAACAGTTGCTGCTTCCAGACCGTAATTGTTGGTGGCCGGATCATGGACGTAGCTGTGTTCGATGAAGGGAACTCCGGCGGTGGTCAGAGCAACTGTTGCTGGTGTTCCCATGCCTGCCGGCGATGATTTCTTGGCCATGATCCCATTATGTCAGCTCCATTATGTCAGCCCCATTATGTCAGCGGCACTTGAGCTCACCGGTAGCGAGCAGCAAAATGCCCTGTACGTGCACTGTGAGAACAGTGCACGTACAGGGCATTTCTGAGCGCTGAAGTTGCCTATGCGCTGGGCCGTACACCGTTACTGATCTTGCGCTTGACCCGTCCCAGCATGGCGGACATGCCACGCATGCGCANGGGCGAGATAGCTCGGGTCAGCCCCAGTTGTTCTGGCATGTCATCGGGAACAGCCAAGATTTCCTCCGCGGTGAGCCCGTCCAAGCCTTCAAAGAGAACAGAGGCGAAGCCGCGCGTTGTGGGGGCTTCGGGAGGGGCTTGGAAGAACAAGCGAATGACCTCGCCGTTATCCGTCTGTTCCGATTCGACGGTCAGGAACAGAGGCGACTGGCATTCTAAAACTCGCTCCAATAATTCCGGATGATTCGTTAGACGTTCCGGCAGGGCCGGAAGCGACCTGGAAAATTCTAGAAGCAACGTCAGCCGATCGCGTTCTTCGAGTTCCTGGAAATCGTTGACGATTTCAGCCAACGCTGNGGNGAGTGCTTGTGAGGTAGTCATTAGCTCAAGCGTACGTTTCTTTTCGATGGAAGGTGAAACAGGAGACTAATTGCCGGTGGGTAGTTCGCCACGTTCTGGCCCCACAGCAATAGGAACACGCACGGCGTTGCCCCATTCAGTCCAGGAACCGTCATAATTACGGACTGTTTCAAAACCCAGCAGGTACTTCAATGCGAACCAGGTGTGGCTGGAACGCTCGCCGATGCGGCAGTAAGCCACCACGTCATCACCTGGCACCAAGCCGGCCTCGCCCAAGTACAGGGCTTCGAGTTCTTCCCGTGAGCGGTAGGTGCCGTCTTCGGCAGCGGCGCGCGCCCACAGGATGGACGCAGCCGTGGGGATGTGACCGCCACGGAGTGTACCTTCTTGAGGGTAGGCGGGCATGTGGGTGCGCTCTCCGGTGTACTCCTCCGTGGAGCGGACATCGATCAGCGGTTTGCCCAAGTGATCCAGCACGTCTTGCTTGTAGGCGCGGATGGNGGCGTCATTGCGCTCCACCACAGGGTAGCTTGCAGATGGGGTGATGAGGGTGGCGTCGGTAGTGAAGTCCCGGCCCTCGGCGATCCATTTGTCGCGGCCGCCATCGAGCAGCCGGACGTCTTCGTGGCCAAAGAGCGTAAAGACCCACAGTGCGTAGGCAGCCCACCAGTTGGACTTATCTCCGTAAACCACCACGGTGGATTCGCGCGAGATGCCTTTCGCTGTGGCGAGCAAAGCGAAAGCCTTGCCGTCGATGTAATCGCGGGTAACGTCGTCGTTCAGGTCTGTGTGCCAGTCAATTTTGACCGCTCCGGGGATGTGTCCGGTTTCATAGAGCAGCACGTCCTCATCGGACTCCACCACCACCAAAGAGCCGTTTGCTGTGGCCCCGTTGGCCAAAGCCTGGGCCAGCCATTCGGTGGATACCAGGCGCTCCGGGTGGGCGTAGGCTGCGAACTTCTCGTTCGATTCAACTGCAACAGGCATGATGCCCTTCTTCTAAAGTACCAAAGCTGGTCCAGCCCCAGATGGTTCCGGGGCCATACCGTAGCCGTGAGGTGCGAAGTAGCGTGCCGGACGCGAATGTGGTGCAGCAGCTATTCCTACCATTGAGCCTAACGAGTTGAGGCACTGAATACTTCCCGCCCGTTAACGAAACGCAATATGCGGTGGGTATTCTAGTAAAAGTGAGCCGTGAGTTGTCCTCCCAAGTCCGGCTGAAAATTCTTCATGATCGGAAAATCATCCTTGGTACAAATTGAGCAGCTCTCCACACGCCGGCCAGTAGTTTCGGTGGAGGAACTGTTGAAAGGTTTTGTCCCGTCGCCACGTTTTGGTGAGGTTTCCTTTGACACCTACCGCCCGGATCCTGCGCAGCCTTCGCAGACGGCTGCGGTGACCCTGTTACAGGAATTTGCCACAGGTGCCACAACGAAGCCGGCCACTGGGTTACGCAAACTCTTTGGCCAAAAGCCGAAGGCGTCCGCTGCCAAGGGTGCAAGGGAGCGTGCCGGTATCTACCTCGACGGCGGTTTCGGAGTGGGCAAGACGCACTTGCTGTCCTCACTGTGGCACCAGGTGGAGGGTCCCAAGGCTATTGGTACTTTCGTTGAATACACCAACTTGGTGGGTGCGCTGTCCTTCCGTAAGACAGTTGAAGCGCTCAGTGCTTACAAACTGGTGTGTATTGATGAGTTTGAGCTAGACGATCCCGGTGACACGGTGCTGATGTCCCGGTTGATGCGTGAATTGGCCGACGCCGGAGTGAAGTTAGCGGCCACCTCCAACACCCTGCCGGGCTCGTTAGGTGATGGGCGTTTTGCTGCCGTTGACTTCCAGCGTGAGATTCAGGTTCTGGCTGACCAGTTTGAAATCTTGCACATCGACGGCGAAGATTTCCGCCACCGCGGCCTGCCCACNCCTCCAGAGCCGGTTCCCAACAGTGACCTTGACGCGCGCATGCGCCGGGATTTTGAGGGCCAGAGTGTTGCTGTGGATGATTTTGGCGTCTTGGTAGATCACCTTGCTGGCGTGCACCCATCGAGGTACCGGCAGTTGCTGGAGGGTGTGGATGCTGTTGTGTGGCGTAATGTGCACACCATCACCGAGCAGTCCGTGGCGTTACGCTTTGTTGTGCTCGCCGACCGGCTCTATGACAAAGACGTTCCCATCATGGCCAGTGGCGCACCCTTAGATCAGTTGTTTACACCTGAAATGATGACCGGCGGTTACCANAAGAAGTACTTCCGCGCCGTATCCCGTTTGACGGCGCTGGCGCGTGAAGCGCAGGAAGCCAGTGCCCCGCAGCCCGTAAAATAAAGGGACTGTTGACGCTGGATCGTTAAAGTCAAAGGCGTCGGTGCCGTCTCTCGACAGTACCGACGCCTTCTTTGACGCCTTGTATCAGGGCGAAGGGCTTGGGCTACTTGGCTGCACCGTTTACAAACTTGGTTGCTGCCTGCTGAACTGAGTCAACGTGGTCCTTGTACTTGTCACCAGTTTTCTCATCAACCCAGTCACCGACATTTTCAACGCCACCTTTGATGGCATCTCCATGGTCGTTGACCAAACCTTCGGCCTTGCCCTTAATATCGTCAAATATAGACAACAGGCACCTCCCTTCGCTCCTGGGGTCCGTGGCGCCCCAACTTTCTATAGCCTAGTGCCCGCCGACACATTGTCAATGGCTCAACGTGTCAATGGCTCAACGTGGTGAAACGGCGGGCGCATTGTTGCTGGTGCATACCCTGTGCCACAATGAGCCCTGCCACATGGCACCCGGACGAGGTGCGCCGTACCCGGCCAGCGACAAGACGGCGTCAAGGAGTGTTTTCATGGCGTGGCTAATTTTAATTATTTCGGGCATGTTGGAAGCCGTATGGGCCACCGCTCTAGGTAAGAGCGAAGGNTTTTCAAAGCTCGGCCCCAGCGTCATCTTTGTTCTAGCACTTGTTGCCAGCATGCTTGGACTTGCCTGGGCCATGCGGACCCTTCCCTTGGGTACTTCGTATGCGGTATGGGTGGGGATTGGAGCTACTCTGACAGTGACCTACGCCATGATCACCGGAACCGAAGCTGTTTCGCTGCTGAAGATCTTGTTGCTGCTGGGTCTTGTAGGCTGCATTGTCGGGTTGAAACTGGCTCACTGAGGCTCTGTGTTCGGCTGTTTTCAGGGCAGGGTACGCCACCGCCTCGACGTGAGCGCATGTCCGCATAGCCCACCATCAGTGCCAAGATCAGCACCAGGAAGATCGCCGCAAGCCCAGCAATCAGGGCAATGGACCAGTCACTGACTCCCAACACGGTGAAGGCCAGTGCAGTGATCACAGCAATGCCGACCGAGGTTCCGATGCGCTGACCGGTCTGCATGATTCNCCCTGAGCTTCCGGCGTACTTCAGCGGCACCTCGGCTAAGGTGAGGGCCTGGTTGGGGCTGATCACAGCACCCTGGGCTATCCCCACGAATGTCAGGCTCAGCAGTAGCCACCATTCGCTGGCGACACCGGTGGCGTGCAGCCACACCACGAGCATGCTGGCAGCCAGTCCGAACAAGCCAAAGTAGAGGCCACCAACAACCACCTTGCGCCCGTAGGTGGCCACCTTGCGCCCGCCCCACAGTGCAGCGATTCCCGAGGCGATCGCGCTGGGTAGACCTACCATCCCGCTCGCCAGAGCGCTGTGCCCGAGCCCTTGCTGAAAGTACAGTGCGATCAGCACCCAAACACTTGTCATGCCCAGAAAATACAAGCTCACCAGCAGGGTTCCATTGGCGAAGCTCTTCACATGAAAGATGGCAAGGTCAACCATGGGGCTCTTGCCCAGACGCTTGTAGCGGCGTTCCCACCACAGCCACACAGCCAGCAGTGCCCCGCCTGCCACAAGTGCTGCCCAGGC from Arthrobacter polaris encodes:
- a CDS encoding SDR family NAD(P)-dependent oxidoreductase yields the protein MTTQPLVLIAGGSSAAGIAVAKTLLEAGMRVLTVGSDAGRITMAAQLTSGAVXLVCNLADPVAVAALAAAVHAEHGPVDGLIHLVGGWRGGAGLTEQSDADADFLHTSVLTTLRNTSKAFFADLAASPVGRLAIVSSTSVTAPTAGNANYAAVKAAAEAWVQXPWHKASKPGLVLGLVLGGXTGPAAVVLVVKALVDDRMRARSXERNFAGFTDVGVLAHTVTELFSLPANVINGARMLLS
- a CDS encoding sulfurtransferase, producing the protein MPVAVESNEKFAAYAHPERLVSTEWLAQALANGATANGSLVVVESDEDVLLYETGHIPGAVKIDWHTDLNDDVTRDYIDGKAFALLATAKGISRESTVVVYGDKSNWWAAYALWVFTLFGHEDVRLLDGGRDKWIAEGRDFTTDATLITPSASYPVVERNDAXIRAYKQDVLDHLGKPLIDVRSTEEYTGERTHMPAYPQEGTLRGGHIPTAASILWARAAAEDGTYRSREELEALYLGEAGLVPGDDVVAYCRIGERSSHTWFALKYLLGFETVRNYDGSWTEWGNAVRVPIAVGPERGELPTGN
- a CDS encoding low specificity L-threonine aldolase; protein product: MSFASDNYSGIHPEVLAAITAANGGHQVAYGEDVYTARLSQEMGLLXGRDVEVFPVFNGTGANVVALQSLLPRWGAVVCASTAHINMDENGAPERVGGMKLLPVPTSNGKLTPALIDKEAWGFGDEHRAQPLAVSITQTTELGTCYTXAEVRAICDHAHSLGMKVHMDGARLANAAAFXGVPVREFTSDAGVDVLSFGGTKNGIMFGEAVVALNPQAADGLIYLRKMNMQLSSKMRFISAQFLALLADDLWLVSAGHANAMAAKLRAAVADIPEVRCTQPTESNGVFAILPDGVAERLRTKFRFYDWDQAAREVRWMCSFDTTEADVEAFVAALRAELAA
- a CDS encoding DUF6421 family protein — translated: MANTGTTSTLDYGTLANDPSWLALKLAATDLAALQVKDGSVPEPTDHGAATAAVDTIKASITSLAPHFAHDANYLDLLVQDFTRWVDNGLGVPDFLDSLMAFTPQEHRINGLGHLVVFPMYTQNGSTSRHVEAVLVEVIWPEFIGELEAGXYSNKLFVPLRFIDFTXGYDSNSAVLFPESVAVRETPTFTWGAIFQDREAARFRRVVKEAAQVTRLELPADALELLESQTLTEETFVMWDLIHDRTHMRGDLPFDPFMIKQRMPYFLYSLEELRCDLSAYRESVAVAADENSSXEARKHATLVQYAVIFDRIFRFAITGSRVRNYDGLGGQLLFAWLHQHHVLHWTDTKLSIDWDQVPEVVIALGHEIEELYWRSIDRPKLAHWLAAYELVSATLTPNPASVWAKXPEALPLTAPLREITDQVMDDEFPLSMFYEALNKKMRGVIESTSGITGATAT
- a CDS encoding DUF3000 domain-containing protein, encoding MVSPLPQLPADFHIALASLRDATRRPELKLVEVPAXGRLAPFAVALGAEIILDGKELATGRFILLHDPQGSPLWNGTFRIVTYVRAQLEADMGNDSLLGNVAWAWLIEALEAQGATYTNAGGTATRILSESYGTLACAPDAIDIELRASWTPVGNSLSSHLEAWANIVCTFAGLPPVPEGVTWLSRRRPHHGH
- the ybaK gene encoding Cys-tRNA(Pro) deacylase, with protein sequence MAKKSSPAGMGTPATVALTTAGVPFIEHSYVHDPATNNYGLEAATVLGVSPHRXFKTLMAEVGGALAVAIVPVNGTLDLKALAQALGHKKAAMADPAVAQRRTGYVLGGISPLGQRQHSXTVLDESALAYQSIYVSGGRRGFDVELSPTDLLTLTHGTTAKIGHIKA
- a CDS encoding antitoxin; the encoded protein is MSIFDDIKGKAEGLVNDHGDAIKGGVENVGDWVDEKTGDKYKDHVDSVQQAATKFVNGAAK
- the msrB gene encoding peptide-methionine (R)-S-oxide reductase MsrB, which produces MATPERWKEYDNSSKPYLPCRGQSDAQWRDELSPAEYKVLRQAGTERAFTGEYWDSSQEGVYACRACGAELFTSKEKFASECGWPSXFAPLAEGTVKYLHDTSLGMKRVEVRCSSCDSHLGHLFEGEGYNTPTDERFCINSISLTLREGPLELSPKAPQNG
- a CDS encoding multidrug efflux SMR transporter, translating into MAWLILIISGMLEAVWATALGKSEGFSKLGPSVIFVLALVASMLGLAWAMRTLPLGTSYAVWVGIGATLTVTYAMITGTEAVSLLKILLLLGLVGCIVGLKLAH
- a CDS encoding SufE family protein, encoding MTTSQALXXALAEIVNDFQELEERDRLTLLLEFSRSLPALPERLTNHPELLERVLECQSPLFLTVESEQTDNGEVIRLFFQAPPEAPTTRGFASVLFEGLDGLTAEEILAVPDDMPEQLGLTRAISPXRMRGMSAMLGRVKRKISNGVRPSA
- the zapE gene encoding cell division protein ZapE, translated to MVQIEQLSTRRPVVSVEELLKGFVPSPRFGEVSFDTYRPDPAQPSQTAAVTLLQEFATGATTKPATGLRKLFGQKPKASAAKGARERAGIYLDGGFGVGKTHLLSSLWHQVEGPKAIGTFVEYTNLVGALSFRKTVEALSAYKLVCIDEFELDDPGDTVLMSRLMRELADAGVKLAATSNTLPGSLGDGRFAAVDFQREIQVLADQFEILHIDGEDFRHRGLPTPPEPVPNSDLDARMRRDFEGQSVAVDDFGVLVDHLAGVHPSRYRQLLEGVDAVVWRNVHTITEQSVALRFVVLADRLYDKDVPIMASGAPLDQLFTPEMMTGGYXKKYFRAVSRLTALAREAQEASAPQPVK
- a CDS encoding MFS transporter, whose product is MVLVVALFMSLIDVSIVNVALPSIQAGLGASHAELQWVLSGYALTFGIGLVAAGRAGDLXGRGPXFITGVALFTLSSAAAGFAPDALWLNISRAVQGVAAGLFNPQTIGMIQQYFRXAERGRAFGVFGGIVGVSVAAGPILGGLLIHAGGVREGWRWVFFANLPVGILAVVLALLWLPKPLLNRNLSRDPALLSPGISRQSRDLDLVGAVLXGLAVVAVLFPFLQSGXSPLAWAALVAGGALLAVWLWWERRYKRLGKSPMVDLAIFHVKSFANGTLLVSLYFLGMTSVWVLIALYFQQGLGHSALASGMVGLPSAIASGIAALWGGRKVATYGRKVVVGGLYFGLFGLAASMLVVWLHATGVASEWWLLLSLTFVGIAQGAVISPNQALTLAEVPLKYAGSSGXIMQTGQRIGTSVGIAVITALAFTVLGVSDWSIALIAGLAAIFLVLILALMVGYADMRSRRGGGVPCPENSRTQSLSEPVSTRQCSLQDPAATRSSAAKQLRFR
- a CDS encoding S9 family peptidase, producing the protein MASLEQQSSSWLKWGALGGIAVGIGAVSVVTATAGLAAFFARRVVTPXKQRVDDLAILAVITDGPQLQVVLEATADTIIEGTYGLXFNDSKAHAVIGPIISYVPREGSVTREVIAVYGGELRMATSGWWSGSLHSDPEEMGLDYQDVTLNLPGGPGPAWLLPALDPGPTWAIMVHGRGATRSEGLRAVPTAHRLGMNSLLISYRNDGDAPNAPDGRYGLGVTEWADVEVAIDFAISQGAKDVVLFGYSMGGAISLQTADLARNRKHVLAMVLDAPVINWIDVLAHQGQLNRIPNFIGQYAQLMLSHPLGRRITGLAAPVNLKSMDWVSRAIELRTPSLILHSIDDDFVPYEPTAELAKRNPEMVRFEPFSKARHTKEWNVDPLRWENVVETWLRPRLGKYGLPRVIAKL